In Paenibacillus guangzhouensis, a single window of DNA contains:
- a CDS encoding ABC transporter substrate-binding protein, with translation MYKLKAWTMILILTMIISIVGCSSNNGATEKPADGAKQTEAAAGTTEPATTTTEPAKEEPKEEESMDFGGKPLRIGQWWGMDAYLNDEEKERQKKVEEKYNTKIEYVTVEDTNARLITSSVAGEPFADIVMIPLREAFPKLVIEGYVQPIDDKIDLNNPAFGKNPVTLSNGKYQGKQYGVTLPYTESHGLFYDKTMLTKMGLPDPYELQEKGEWTWDKFLDILKKVKANGKKPLYVDSPQLLAFSLIATNEGQIEDDTTNKITMDEPNAMEAIQFFSDLYNVHKVVDSEVNFGSGEEAFVNGYRWDNLGYVKDKPNDIGYVFFPKGPKATSYVTPYDKMNLWYVPSGVKNAKAVLAAWSELYEFDVEKGKQIQLQKEEPNMKNKESLDTMKKMFDSTYKVINYKAYVGLSDVVEEAFKNIASGKESPAQAIQRVKPMAQAAMDVTTKK, from the coding sequence TTGTACAAATTAAAAGCATGGACCATGATACTCATTTTGACGATGATCATCTCGATTGTCGGGTGCTCAAGCAATAACGGTGCGACGGAGAAACCTGCCGACGGGGCGAAACAGACAGAAGCTGCAGCAGGTACGACAGAACCGGCGACTACGACAACCGAGCCAGCGAAAGAAGAGCCGAAGGAAGAAGAGAGCATGGATTTCGGCGGCAAGCCGCTTCGGATTGGCCAGTGGTGGGGGATGGACGCCTACTTGAACGATGAAGAGAAGGAAAGACAGAAGAAAGTAGAAGAGAAATACAATACAAAAATCGAGTACGTGACCGTAGAGGATACGAATGCGCGTCTAATCACCTCATCGGTAGCCGGCGAGCCATTTGCGGATATCGTCATGATCCCGCTTCGCGAAGCGTTCCCGAAATTGGTGATTGAGGGTTATGTGCAACCGATCGACGACAAGATTGACTTGAATAACCCAGCGTTCGGCAAGAACCCGGTTACGCTATCGAACGGGAAATACCAAGGCAAGCAATACGGCGTGACGCTGCCATACACGGAAAGTCATGGCTTGTTTTACGATAAGACGATGTTGACGAAGATGGGCCTCCCTGATCCTTACGAGCTGCAAGAGAAGGGTGAATGGACATGGGATAAGTTCCTCGACATCCTGAAGAAAGTCAAAGCGAACGGCAAGAAGCCGCTCTACGTGGATAGCCCGCAGCTCCTAGCTTTCTCCTTGATCGCGACGAATGAAGGTCAAATCGAAGACGATACGACGAACAAAATTACGATGGATGAGCCAAATGCGATGGAAGCCATTCAGTTCTTCAGTGATTTGTATAATGTCCATAAAGTTGTTGATTCCGAAGTCAACTTCGGCAGCGGCGAAGAAGCATTCGTGAACGGCTACCGCTGGGATAATCTCGGGTATGTCAAAGACAAACCGAACGATATCGGCTATGTCTTCTTCCCGAAAGGTCCAAAGGCTACTTCCTATGTCACACCGTATGACAAGATGAACCTGTGGTATGTGCCATCCGGCGTGAAGAATGCGAAGGCCGTTCTGGCGGCATGGAGCGAGCTCTATGAGTTCGATGTCGAGAAGGGCAAGCAAATTCAGCTGCAAAAAGAAGAGCCGAACATGAAGAACAAAGAATCGCTCGATACGATGAAGAAAATGTTCGACAGCACGTATAAAGTCATCAACTACAAAGCTTATGTTGGTCTCTCGGATGTCGTAGAAGAAGCATTCAAGAATATTGCTAGCGGCAAGGAATCTCCTGCACAAGCCATTCAGCGCGTGAAACCGATGGCGCAAGCAGCGATGGATGTAACGACGAAGAAGTAA